A region from the Hippopotamus amphibius kiboko isolate mHipAmp2 chromosome 15, mHipAmp2.hap2, whole genome shotgun sequence genome encodes:
- the LOC130837307 gene encoding olfactory receptor 2T27-like: MAKRSNISTTDFILLGLFPEFQYASLLVYLILLVYLIALTGNSILIFLIWMDVHLHTPMYFLLSQLSLIDLFYISSSVPKMVINHFLGKHSISFIGCGTQMFLCLSLGGAECLLLTLMSYDRFVAVCKPLHYTIIMNSKVCLLMAMASWTEGALNSLIHTIYTMHFPVCGLKEINHFFCEMPAILKLSCEDTSDYEMVVFVVSIIFILIPFSLIMASYIRIFLTVLRMNSPEGRNKALATCSSHLTVVSLYLGSGIVVYMTPGSSHTPALDQGLSMFYTILTPMLNPIIYSLRNREVVGALRKVLRKNLI; the protein is encoded by the coding sequence ATGGCAAAAAGAAGTAACATATCTACTACAGATTTCATCCTCTTGGGcctcttccctgagttccaatatGCCAGCCTTCTGGTCTACCTCATCCTTCTGGTCTACCTCATTGCCCTCACAGGGAACTCCATCCTCATCTTCTTGATCTGGATGGATGTCCACCTCCACACTCCCATGTACTTCTTACTCAGCCAGCTCTCCCTCATTGACTTGTTCTACATCTCCAGCTCAGTTCCTAAGATGGTCATCAACCACTTTTTAGGAAAGCACAGCATTTCTTTCATTGGCTGTGGAACCCAAATGTTCCTCTGCCTGAGTCTAGGTGGTGCTGAGTGTCTCCTTCTAACCCTCATGTCCTATGACCGATTTGTGGCTGTTTGTAAACCCCTGCATTACACAATCATCATGAACTCTAAGGTCTGCTTGCTAATGGCAATGGCATCATGGACTGAGGGAGCTCTAAATTCACTAATTCACACCATCTACACCATGCATTTTCCTGTCTGTGGTCTGAAGGAGATAAATCACTTCTTCTGTGAGATGCCAGCCATCTTGAAGCTATCCTGTGAGGACACATCAGATTATGAGATGGTAGTATTTGTGGTAAGTATCATATTTATCCTTATCCCTTTTAGCCTCATAATGGCCTCCTACATTCGAATCTTCCTCACTGTTCTCAGAATGAATTCTCCTGAGGGGAGGAACAAAGCCCTAGCCACGTGCTCTTCTCACCTGACTGTGGTGAGTCTTTATCTGGGGTCAGGCATAGTGGTGTACATGACACCTGGCTCCTCCCACACCCCAGCACTGGATCAAGGTCTTTCCATGTTCTATACTATACTGACTCCCATGCTAAATCCCATTATATACAGCCTGAGGAACAGGGAAGTGGTGGGGGCTCTGAGAAAGGTCCTGAGGAAGAACctcatatga